GTAGCCGAGGGTCTCGCTGATCGCCGCGCTTTTCAGCCCTTTGATCCGCGCCGCGTCACTCGCATCATAGCGCGCTAGCCCGCGCCCGATCTCGGCGCCGTCCGGCCCGACAATCCGCACGGCATCGCCCTTCTCAAACGCGCCGCGCACCTCGGTCACGCCAGCCGGCAACAAGCTTTTGCCCGCGCGCAGCGCCGTAACAGCGCCCGCATCGACGACCAACGTGCCTTGCGGATCAAGCCTTCCGGCAATCCAAGCTTTGTAGGCCGCGCGGGGTGTTGCATGTGGCAAGAACCACGTCGCGCGCGCGCCAGCCTTCAAGCGCGAAAGCGGGTTGAACTCCGCGCCCTTGGTGATGGCTACAGCGCAACCCGCCGCTGTCGCGATCTTCGCCGCTTCGATCTTCGTGCGCATGCCGCCCGAGCCGACACCCGCCGCTTCGTTCACACCGCCCGCCATCGCTTCGATCGCGGGCGTGATGTCCCTCACCTCCGGCACGAACGCCGCGTTCGGATCGCTGCGGGGATCGCGCTCGTAGAGCCCATCGATGTCAGAGAGCAGCAGTAGCGCATCAGCGGACACCATTTGCGCCGCGCGCGCGGCCAACCGATCATTGTCGCCGTAGCGGATCTCCGCCGTTGCCACTGTATCGTTCTCGTTCACGATCGGCACGGCGCCTAGATCAAGCAATGTCTCCAGCGTTGCGCGTGCGTTGAGCCAGCGCCGCCGACGCTCCGTATCGTCCGGCGTGAGCAGGGCTTGTGCGACAGGAATGTTGTGGCGTGCGAAGGCTTCCTCATACGCACCCATCAAGCGCGCTTGGCCCGCCGCCGCCGCCGCTTGCTTCTCTTCAAGCCGCGCGGTCTTGCTCAAGCCCAACACGCGCCGCCCGAGTGCAATAGCGCCGGACGAAACCATCAGCACGCTCTGCCCAGCCTTGCGCGCTTCGGCGACGTCATCCGCCAGCGCCGCGAGCCACGCCCGAGCCGGTTGCCCCGTTGCGCCATCGACCAAGAGCGCGGACCCAATCTTGATAACGATGCGCTTTGCGTTGGCGAGCGGCGCGCTCACGGCGTCCACTCGCCGGTCGAAGAGCTTTCATCTTCTGCTTGCACTTCCTCGTCATGGCGCGCGCGCAGCATGGCGGCGATGTCGTTCACCAAGTCGCGTACGCCCGCGCCAGAGACGCCCGAAACCAGCCGCACTTCCTTGCCGATCGCACGCGACAGCGCCGCACGCTTGCGGTTCGCCTCGGCGGGCGTGAGTGCGTCGATCTTGTTGAGCGCGACAATCTCAGGCTTCTCGGCGAGGCCTTCACCATACGCTTCGATCTCGTGGCGCACGGTGCGATATGCTTCCGTTGCGCTCTCGCCTGTCGCGTCGATGAGATGTACGAGCGCCACGCAGCGTTCGACGTGACCCAAGAAGCGCGTGCCTAGGCCGGTGCCTTCCGCCGCGCCTTCGATCAGGCCGGGCAAGTCCGCCATGATGAAGCGCGTGCTATCGCTCACCGTCACCACGCCCAAATGCGGATGCAGTGTCGTGAACGGATAGTCCGCCACCTTCGGCGTCGCCGAACTCACCGCGCGTAGGAAGGTCGACTTGCCCGCGTTCGGTAAACCCACAAGCCCCGCGTCCGCAATCAGCTTCAAGCGCAGCCAAAGTGTCCGCTCTTCGCCTTCTTGGCCGGGATTGGCGTGATAGGGCGCGCGATTGGTTGACGATTTGAAATATTCATTGCCGAAGCCGCCGTTGCCGCCCTTGGCGATCAGGATGCGCATGCCCGGCTTGTCGAGATCGGCAATCACCGTCTCTTTGTCTTCTTCGAGCACCTGCGTGCCCGTCGGCACTTTCAGCGTGATCGATTCCCCGTCAGCGCCGTGCCGGCTTCGGCCCATGCCATGGCCGCCGGTCGCTGCTTTGAAGTGCTGCTGGTAGCGATAGTCGATCAGTGTGTTCAGGCCGTCGGCGCTTTCGATCCACACGTCGCCCCCGCGGCCGCCATCGCCGCCGTCCGGGCCGCCATACTCAATGAATTTTTCGCGCCGGAACGAGACCGCACCGGCGCCGCCGTTGCCGGAGCGCACGTAGATTTTGGTCTGATCCAGGAATTTCATGGCGCTCTATATGGCCGCGAGAGGCTTTTGCCTCAATCGCTTTCGCGCCGCCAACGCAGCGAAACGCGCTGGTCCCCGCTGCTGAGGAAGCTGGTGATCAGCACCAGGCGCGGGCGGATCGTCCATTCGACGGTGGATTGCGCTTCGCCAAGCCCGGTGCGCGCCACTTCGACGTAAACGTCGCGTGTAAGGTAAACGCCGCCAGCGACGAGGAAGCCGCCGTCTTCGTCCTGGCGGACGTTGAAGCGGTCAAGCCCCGCTGCGGCGCGCGCCGCGTCCACCAGATCGAGCGAGGCGTTACCCGAGAGCGCGGCCAAGCTTGCGGCGAGCTGCGCGGCTTCCAGCGCGGAGAGATCTTCGACCGAACGGCCGAACAGCACTTGCGGCAGGATTTCATCTTCCGGCAGGCCGGGGTCGCTGGTGAACGACACTTCTGGATCGCGCGCCGTGCCGGTGAGATGCACGTAAGCGGTGAGATCAGCCGTGTCGCGCGTGGCGCGTAGGTTGATTTCCGCATCCAACGGATCGCCGCTGAAAATGATGCGTGAATTGTCGTCGATCTCGAACGGCTGGCCGGAGAGGGCGAGCGTGCCACGCACCGCGCGCGCTTCGCCATAGACCAGCGGATTGCGCGACGTGCCGGTAAGCCTGAGATCAAGCGCCCATTCCGCATCGACGCCGCGTCCGCGCGTGAATACGCGACCCGGCGCAGTCACCCGGACATCGAGCGTCG
This is a stretch of genomic DNA from Vitreimonas flagellata. It encodes these proteins:
- the proB gene encoding glutamate 5-kinase, which encodes MDAVSAPLANAKRIVIKIGSALLVDGATGQPARAWLAALADDVAEARKAGQSVLMVSSGAIALGRRVLGLSKTARLEEKQAAAAAGQARLMGAYEEAFARHNIPVAQALLTPDDTERRRRWLNARATLETLLDLGAVPIVNENDTVATAEIRYGDNDRLAARAAQMVSADALLLLSDIDGLYERDPRSDPNAAFVPEVRDITPAIEAMAGGVNEAAGVGSGGMRTKIEAAKIATAAGCAVAITKGAEFNPLSRLKAGARATWFLPHATPRAAYKAWIAGRLDPQGTLVVDAGAVTALRAGKSLLPAGVTEVRGAFEKGDAVRIVGPDGAEIGRGLARYDASDAARIKGLKSAAISETLGYEAGAALVHADDLVVR
- the obgE gene encoding GTPase ObgE, producing MKFLDQTKIYVRSGNGGAGAVSFRREKFIEYGGPDGGDGGRGGDVWIESADGLNTLIDYRYQQHFKAATGGHGMGRSRHGADGESITLKVPTGTQVLEEDKETVIADLDKPGMRILIAKGGNGGFGNEYFKSSTNRAPYHANPGQEGEERTLWLRLKLIADAGLVGLPNAGKSTFLRAVSSATPKVADYPFTTLHPHLGVVTVSDSTRFIMADLPGLIEGAAEGTGLGTRFLGHVERCVALVHLIDATGESATEAYRTVRHEIEAYGEGLAEKPEIVALNKIDALTPAEANRKRAALSRAIGKEVRLVSGVSGAGVRDLVNDIAAMLRARHDEEVQAEDESSSTGEWTP